TGCCAGACTTGTGAGGgatctcctgggccagttcctcccgGATGGGGGTGGCGGGAATCTGAATGCGAGTTCTTAGGGCAGCCAGAATGGTTCCGAAAACATTCTCGGCTGTGGAGAAATAGGTCTCCCAAAGGAAGCGCCCTTGTCGGCGCATGACAAGCAGGTCGTTGTCAGAGATGCTACGTATGAGGAAGTGTACTTCTGTAATACGTGGTTTGGGGATTATAAGTGCAGCTTCACTCCAGTGTATCAGGTCATGGTATGGCATTCTGGCCTGGTCACCCAGAACCACAGGAATAGCACCCATTTCCAGGGCCTCAAAGAGTCGCATGCCACAACCAGCTGAGGCCACCATTCTGCCGTCACCCGGTGCAATCACCAGTGCAAAAGTGGAGACCCTGAGAAGTTTGAGTCGCTCCTCCCGCTCCCCACATAGTGCCCATTCTGTAGGAAGACTGGGCTGAGGGTGATTCTTGCAGGTGAACTCCACCAGCACCCGGTCAAGGCGACTGTCCTGAACTGCCTTCAGTGTGCCAATTATGCGGTCATCGTAATCTGCAGGAGGGTCCCCTTCCATCTCCTCGAATGAGCGGGGGGGTGCCTCCTGCAGGCTGCTATGCAAAGACTCCACTTTCTCCCCCTGAAAAGTAAAGAGGTACTTCCTTTTCACAGGCACCTGTGGAGGCACCTCTAGAAAGTTGGGCTCTGAGAGGGCATGAACCAAGGGTGAGGTGACTAGATCAAAACTGGGCCGGTACTGATTCTCAAAGAAAGTGGACTGGGCCACAGCAGCCCGGCCCAGGCTGATGTTGGAAAGAAAGTTTTGGGTCAGTGATTTTCGGGACAAATGGACCAACAAGTGGTTGTGCCCGTCTTTCCTCCAGTAAGGTAGAGCATGGAGCTGCCTCTCCAAATCTCCTGGGGTCAATGATAAAGGCTCTTGAAGTTCACCAACAAGGACCACATAGAGACAGGCAATGCTTGGGTTATCTGTGACATAAATACTACTTTTTGCAGAAGTGGCAAAGGCCTGTTTGACAAGTGGGTCCAGGGCAGCACCCCAGGCATAGCTGTCTGCGTCATAAACATAAACAGGGAAGCCAGAAGTTAGCGGGCAGCGGGAGTAGTCAAAGCAGGAGTGCAACCGACAGGAGCGGTGCGATTTAGGCAATGGCAGGCCTGTGTCATCCTTATCTGGAAATAAGCGGACAGGCAGAGAGAGCTTGGGCTGGTTCTGGGCCATCAGCTCCTTGTAGGAGTGCTCAGTTTGGCTGATGACAttcttaagttgaagaaggtCCTGTTTGGcattttcaatgctttttttacAGGCCTCAATCTTCAGGTTGAGTCGGGCAATTTCTCCATTGAGATCCTGGCGCTTGGACTCCAGCTGCAGCAGCTCCTCACTCACAGACTCACGAATACGGCACAGGTCCTGCACATGCTTCACCTCACAAAGCTCACTGTCTGGTCGTGGGCCAAATATTCGCTTGCCAGCCTCCTCCGATTCATCAAT
The Polyodon spathula isolate WHYD16114869_AA chromosome 5, ASM1765450v1, whole genome shotgun sequence DNA segment above includes these coding regions:
- the extl3 gene encoding exostosin-like 3; amino-acid sequence: MTGYTMLRNGGGTGNGAQPWVLRWSNRIRLTWLSFTLFVILVFFPLIAHYYLTTIDESEEAGKRIFGPRPDSELCEVKHVQDLCRIRESVSEELLQLESKRQDLNGEIARLNLKIEACKKSIENAKQDLLQLKNVISQTEHSYKELMAQNQPKLSLPVRLFPDKDDTGLPLPKSHRSCRLHSCFDYSRCPLTSGFPVYVYDADSYAWGAALDPLVKQAFATSAKSSIYVTDNPSIACLYVVLVGELQEPLSLTPGDLERQLHALPYWRKDGHNHLLVHLSRKSLTQNFLSNISLGRAAVAQSTFFENQYRPSFDLVTSPLVHALSEPNFLEVPPQVPVKRKYLFTFQGEKVESLHSSLQEAPPRSFEEMEGDPPADYDDRIIGTLKAVQDSRLDRVLVEFTCKNHPQPSLPTEWALCGEREERLKLLRVSTFALVIAPGDGRMVASAGCGMRLFEALEMGAIPVVLGDQARMPYHDLIHWSEAALIIPKPRITEVHFLIRSISDNDLLVMRRQGRFLWETYFSTAENVFGTILAALRTRIQIPATPIREELAQEIPHKSGKAAGTDPNMADNGDLDLGPVETEPPYASPRYLRNFTFTAADTFHGWNRPPGPFHLFPHTPLDPALPSEAKFLGSGTGFRPIGGGAGGSGKEFQAALGGNVPREQFTVVMLTYEREEVLMNSLERLNGLPYLNKVVVVWNSPKPPSDDLLWPDIGVPIMVVRTEKNSLNNRFLPWDAIETEAILSIDDDAHLRHDEIMFGFRVWREARDRIVGFPGRYHAWDVNHQSWLYNSNYSCELSMVLTGAAFFHKYYAYLYSYVMPQAIRDMVDEYINCEDIAMNFLVSHITRKPPIKVTSRWTFRCPGCPQALSHDDSHFHERHKCINFFVKVYGYMPLLYTQFRVDSVLFKTRLPHDKTKCFKFI